In Providencia zhijiangensis, a single window of DNA contains:
- the nudE gene encoding ADP compounds hydrolase NudE: MTELKKPKILNIQDVAQSKLFSIQSVDLEFSNGEKRVYERMRPVKREAVLIVPIIDDHLILIREYAVGIENYELGFPKGAVDPGEAPLEAAQRELKEEIGYGARQITPLAKLTMSPSYFSSKMNILIANDLFSEKLEGDEPEPLQQVKWPIARMMELLDHPDFNEARNISALFYVERYLKNNAK; encoded by the coding sequence ATGACAGAGTTAAAAAAACCAAAAATCCTGAATATTCAAGATGTTGCTCAATCAAAATTATTCAGTATCCAATCTGTTGACCTCGAATTTAGTAATGGTGAAAAACGTGTTTATGAAAGAATGCGCCCCGTAAAGCGTGAAGCGGTTCTTATCGTCCCCATCATTGATGATCACCTGATTCTGATCCGAGAATACGCCGTGGGTATCGAAAACTATGAGCTAGGCTTCCCTAAAGGAGCTGTAGACCCAGGAGAAGCCCCTCTTGAGGCTGCTCAGCGTGAACTCAAAGAAGAAATCGGTTATGGGGCTCGCCAAATTACCCCTTTAGCAAAACTCACCATGTCCCCATCTTACTTTTCCAGCAAGATGAACATACTTATAGCTAACGACCTATTTAGCGAAAAACTTGAGGGGGATGAGCCAGAACCACTGCAACAAGTCAAATGGCCGATTGCACGTATGATGGAACTCCTCGACCACCCAGACTTCAATGAAGCCCGCAATATTAGTGCGTTGTTTTATGTGGAACGTTACTTAAAAAATAACGCGAAATAA
- the mrcA gene encoding peptidoglycan glycosyltransferase/peptidoglycan DD-transpeptidase MrcA, with the protein MKFVKYFLILVFCCIFLGSASIYGMYKYVEGELPDVATMKDIRLQTPMQVFSADNELIAQYGEKRRIPLPLTDIPPMLVHAFIATEDSRFYEHHGIDPIGIFRAVTVMASSGHASQGASTITQQLARNFYLSPEKTLMRKAKEAFLAIRIEQLFTKDEIMELYLNKIYLGNRAYGVGAAAYVYFGKTVNELTLSEMAMIAGLPKAPSTFNPLYSYDRAVNRRNVVLMRMLEEKYITQDQYEQAKSEKIVASYHAPKVDFSAPYLAEMARQTMYEKYGEDAYTDGYKVYTTVVRKDQLAATEAVRNNLIDYDIRHGYRGPAEVLWSGSQAAWDKEKILEKLKKLPNYGSLVPAVVLSASSSDAKVMLADGSDIQITMAGVRWARKFISDTQQGGTPSAVNKVVQPGEQIWVRQVKDSWWLAQVPDVNAAFVALNPNDGAVIALVGGFDFNMSEFNRVTQSLRQVGSNIKPFLYTAAMDKGLTLSSLLNDVPISRWDAGAGSDWRPKNSPPRYAGPIRLRQGLGESKNVVMVRAMRAMGVDYAADYLTRFGFPKENINRTEALALGAPSFTPMQMVRGYAVMVNGGYLVDPYYILKIENHSDEVIFEAKPKIACPECTNIPVIYGDTARTIALSDSEGEDATEEVTQSNNNVVEQEPTMALSTAAEQQSPEDQYAPHVISTPLAFLIRDAMVTNIYGEPGWSGTGWRAGRDLGGRRDIGGKTGTTNSSKDAWFSGYGPDIVASAWIGFDDNKRTLGRTGISGGEAGAKSAQPIWDDFMKAALDGVPVKTMQPPKGIISVTIDTRTGKLSSGGPSRSEYFIEGTEPKERAVQEVGTTISTENGASQELF; encoded by the coding sequence GTGAAGTTCGTAAAATATTTTTTAATTCTGGTTTTCTGTTGCATTTTTTTGGGAAGCGCCTCGATTTATGGCATGTACAAATATGTCGAAGGTGAGCTGCCTGATGTCGCAACAATGAAAGACATTCGTCTGCAAACACCAATGCAGGTATTCAGTGCAGACAATGAACTGATCGCCCAATATGGTGAAAAACGCCGTATTCCATTGCCATTAACTGACATTCCTCCGATGTTAGTGCATGCCTTTATTGCAACAGAAGATAGCCGCTTCTATGAGCACCACGGTATTGATCCAATTGGTATTTTCCGTGCTGTGACTGTGATGGCTTCATCGGGTCATGCATCGCAAGGGGCGAGTACCATTACTCAGCAGCTGGCGAGAAACTTTTATTTAAGCCCAGAAAAAACCTTGATGCGTAAAGCAAAAGAGGCATTTTTGGCAATTCGTATCGAACAGTTATTTACCAAAGATGAAATTATGGAGCTGTACCTGAATAAAATTTATTTAGGTAACCGTGCTTATGGTGTGGGGGCAGCCGCTTATGTTTATTTTGGTAAAACAGTCAATGAGTTGACGTTGAGTGAAATGGCGATGATTGCTGGTCTACCGAAAGCGCCGTCAACATTCAACCCACTTTACTCTTATGACCGTGCGGTTAACCGCCGTAACGTTGTACTAATGCGGATGTTAGAGGAAAAATACATCACGCAAGACCAGTACGAGCAAGCGAAAAGCGAAAAAATTGTCGCCTCTTATCACGCACCAAAAGTGGATTTTTCCGCGCCTTATTTAGCGGAAATGGCACGCCAAACGATGTATGAAAAATACGGTGAAGATGCTTATACCGATGGTTATAAGGTGTACACCACGGTTGTGCGCAAAGACCAGCTAGCGGCGACCGAAGCCGTACGTAATAATTTGATAGATTACGATATTCGCCATGGTTATCGCGGTCCTGCGGAAGTGTTATGGAGTGGAAGCCAAGCCGCATGGGATAAAGAGAAAATCCTGGAGAAACTGAAAAAATTACCGAACTACGGCTCATTGGTTCCGGCTGTTGTTCTTTCGGCAAGTAGCAGCGATGCGAAAGTGATGCTGGCGGATGGCTCGGACATCCAAATTACGATGGCGGGTGTGCGCTGGGCGCGTAAGTTTATTTCTGATACTCAGCAAGGTGGCACGCCATCTGCGGTGAACAAAGTTGTGCAGCCGGGTGAGCAAATTTGGGTTCGTCAGGTTAAAGATAGCTGGTGGTTAGCACAAGTCCCAGATGTGAACGCGGCATTTGTTGCATTGAATCCGAATGATGGTGCAGTGATAGCCCTTGTGGGTGGTTTTGATTTTAATATGAGTGAATTTAACCGCGTGACGCAATCATTGCGCCAAGTGGGCTCAAATATTAAGCCATTCTTGTATACCGCAGCGATGGATAAAGGCTTAACGTTATCGTCATTACTCAATGACGTGCCGATTAGCCGTTGGGATGCGGGTGCCGGTTCAGACTGGCGTCCGAAGAACTCACCACCGCGCTATGCAGGTCCTATTCGTCTACGCCAAGGCTTAGGTGAATCGAAAAACGTGGTGATGGTACGTGCGATGCGCGCCATGGGTGTGGATTATGCCGCGGATTATTTAACGCGTTTTGGTTTCCCGAAAGAGAATATTAACCGCACAGAAGCGTTGGCGCTGGGCGCTCCATCATTTACCCCAATGCAAATGGTGCGTGGTTACGCCGTGATGGTGAACGGGGGATACCTTGTTGATCCTTACTATATTTTGAAGATTGAGAATCACAGCGATGAAGTGATTTTCGAAGCGAAACCAAAAATTGCATGCCCAGAGTGTACAAATATTCCGGTCATTTATGGGGATACGGCACGTACCATTGCGTTGAGTGATTCCGAAGGCGAAGATGCAACAGAGGAAGTAACTCAGTCGAATAATAATGTGGTGGAACAAGAGCCAACCATGGCACTGTCTACGGCTGCAGAACAGCAGAGCCCTGAAGACCAATATGCCCCGCATGTTATTAGTACACCGCTAGCGTTCTTAATTCGCGATGCGATGGTAACAAATATTTATGGCGAGCCAGGTTGGTCAGGTACTGGTTGGCGTGCGGGTCGTGATCTGGGTGGTCGTCGAGACATTGGCGGGAAAACAGGTACCACGAATAGCTCGAAAGATGCGTGGTTCTCCGGCTATGGCCCCGATATTGTCGCTTCTGCATGGATTGGCTTCGATGATAACAAGCGCACATTAGGCCGTACTGGAATAAGCGGCGGTGAAGCGGGTGCGAAGAGTGCTCAGCCGATTTGGGATGACTTCATGAAAGCTGCCCTTGACGGTGTTCCGGTGAAAACCATGCAACCGCCAAAAGGGATTATTTCAGTCACTATTGATACTCGTACAGGTAAACTCTCATCCGGCGGGCCTTCTCGTAGTGAGTACTTTATCGAAGGAACTGAGCCGAAAGAGCGCGCGGTACAAGAGGTTGGAACGACCATTTCAACGGAAAATGGAGCCAGCCAAGAGCTATTCTAA
- the hslO gene encoding Hsp33 family molecular chaperone HslO yields MAKQDQLHRFLFEQHAVRGEMITVDETFHHILENHDYPEAVKMLLGELLVATSLLTATLKFDGDITVQIQGDGPVKLAVINGNNLQQMRGVARVDGPVVAGSTLQQMIGNGFIVITITPKQGERYQGIVAIEGNSIEESIDAYFRQSEQLPTRLFIRVSEQDGKAIAGGMLLQVLPAAGETSHEFFDHLVQLTATIKGKELSELDVKEVLHRLYHEEDVTLYDPQSVEFRCTCSRERCEASLATLTHEDVMDILHKDGKIDMECEYCGSHYVFIESDIIGLNNERNQQLH; encoded by the coding sequence ATGGCTAAACAAGACCAACTCCACCGTTTCCTGTTTGAACAGCACGCGGTACGTGGAGAAATGATTACTGTCGATGAGACTTTTCATCATATTCTAGAAAATCATGATTACCCAGAAGCCGTCAAAATGCTGCTGGGCGAACTGCTGGTTGCGACCAGCTTACTGACTGCTACTTTAAAATTTGATGGTGATATTACCGTTCAAATCCAAGGTGATGGCCCAGTTAAGCTAGCCGTGATTAACGGTAATAACTTACAACAAATGCGCGGTGTTGCACGTGTTGATGGCCCTGTTGTTGCGGGAAGTACGTTACAGCAAATGATTGGTAACGGGTTTATTGTCATCACGATTACACCAAAACAAGGTGAGCGTTATCAAGGGATTGTGGCGATTGAAGGCAACAGCATTGAAGAGAGTATTGATGCTTATTTCCGCCAATCTGAACAGTTACCAACCCGTCTGTTTATCCGTGTTAGTGAACAAGATGGAAAAGCGATTGCTGGTGGGATGTTGCTGCAAGTTTTACCGGCAGCAGGAGAGACTAGCCACGAGTTTTTTGATCACTTAGTGCAACTGACCGCGACTATCAAAGGCAAAGAGCTCAGCGAATTAGACGTGAAAGAGGTACTTCATCGTCTGTATCATGAAGAAGATGTCACGCTGTATGACCCACAATCTGTTGAGTTCCGTTGCACTTGTTCACGTGAACGTTGTGAAGCGTCTTTAGCGACATTAACCCATGAAGATGTTATGGATATTTTGCACAAAGATGGGAAAATTGATATGGAGTGTGAATATTGTGGCTCGCACTATGTATTTATTGAATCCGATATCATCGGGTTAAATAATGAGCGAAATCAGCAACTTCACTGA
- a CDS encoding IgaA/UmoB family intracellular growth attenuator, whose amino-acid sequence MLNTVIILALIIASLIIMVSVLFFRRGRRSSVYQIPSLATPAFKKMIESDFQTITQYLNHSASKNLHSPSQTAWQIRKNATVATICNAITRFNLRQEQGQGWRYFIDTIEVQLPSQLEPFLQRQNVMEIVETDHLPLIVALNSHSLKEFSYEWEVPSEESRSQPEADIHEGEPNTIQLLKMRKESKEEHRLHNSSGWLGAIVVSLSFFIGYLTIVSIPIFQGWGLTLAAVVFILGMFLLFRLRLFPKPYQDVQCIYGQAKRWELYGELDKKYSSTISIGGVDLHYPSYWLPYLKYELGHPTNIDLYSTGEVLRYGRCLSIHEEERYYPYKRFKKNVLMFFSALFVLAMVFSYQSISLPVKLGFAWIEGAKKVSVVDPSDLTARKIRVGDTLSAKGMGMCYRPPNLNDANQALFVPFDCSGVYWNNINLITEPQSEIVNRAIDLLNSVKNQLHPDKDAPGINPRLQREIMKSGMNIIFDFSEIVLKTNALCDQQDHCIKLKSALSNLGGSVDDWPGLVNKASSGKLSGAHVLLRAGSADALENLVEDTTYDFIKQELEKEVRKLNSPPPGGVLLISDENRPLVDIMPVSSLSEMNQVQRWYELKRLSSILINTPFDVEGVITNISTDANGTLQVVVHERLDEDVLSEYVCRSMLVFFLIICTLINGTLIIIRVLNNKRRLRKITEYYDKCYEADNPSESR is encoded by the coding sequence ATGCTAAACACCGTCATTATACTGGCTCTGATCATAGCTAGCCTAATTATAATGGTTTCCGTTCTGTTTTTCCGGCGGGGACGGCGTTCTAGTGTCTATCAAATACCCTCTCTAGCGACACCCGCGTTTAAAAAAATGATTGAGTCTGATTTCCAGACTATCACCCAGTATCTTAATCACAGTGCATCTAAAAACCTTCATTCGCCTTCCCAAACTGCATGGCAAATACGAAAAAATGCCACTGTTGCCACCATCTGCAATGCCATTACGCGATTTAATTTGCGTCAAGAGCAAGGGCAAGGTTGGCGCTATTTTATTGATACGATTGAAGTTCAGTTGCCTTCTCAACTAGAACCGTTTTTACAACGACAAAATGTCATGGAAATTGTGGAAACGGATCATTTGCCTTTAATTGTTGCTCTCAATAGCCACTCATTGAAAGAATTTAGCTATGAATGGGAAGTTCCTTCAGAGGAGTCTAGGTCTCAACCTGAGGCTGATATCCATGAAGGGGAACCGAACACCATTCAATTGTTGAAGATGCGTAAAGAAAGTAAAGAGGAGCATCGACTCCATAATTCTTCTGGGTGGTTAGGGGCGATCGTGGTAAGCCTCAGTTTTTTTATCGGCTATCTGACGATTGTTTCTATTCCCATTTTTCAAGGATGGGGGCTGACACTAGCGGCAGTGGTGTTTATCCTCGGGATGTTTTTATTATTCCGTTTACGCCTTTTTCCTAAACCCTATCAAGATGTGCAATGTATTTATGGGCAAGCCAAACGCTGGGAGCTGTACGGAGAGTTAGATAAAAAGTACTCTTCCACCATTTCGATAGGGGGCGTGGACTTACACTATCCTAGCTATTGGCTTCCCTACTTAAAATATGAATTAGGCCACCCTACCAATATTGATCTCTATTCGACGGGAGAGGTATTACGGTACGGTCGTTGTCTCTCTATTCATGAAGAGGAACGCTATTACCCCTATAAACGATTTAAAAAGAATGTGCTGATGTTTTTCAGTGCATTGTTCGTTTTGGCGATGGTGTTTTCTTATCAATCGATTAGCTTGCCAGTGAAATTAGGGTTTGCGTGGATTGAAGGGGCGAAAAAAGTCAGTGTTGTTGACCCTTCAGATTTAACAGCGCGTAAAATTAGAGTTGGAGATACATTATCGGCGAAGGGAATGGGGATGTGTTATCGCCCACCTAATTTGAATGATGCCAACCAAGCGTTGTTTGTGCCTTTTGATTGTTCGGGTGTGTATTGGAATAATATTAACCTGATTACTGAGCCACAATCTGAGATTGTGAATCGAGCCATCGATTTATTGAATAGCGTAAAAAATCAATTACATCCAGATAAAGATGCCCCAGGAATTAACCCAAGATTACAGCGTGAAATTATGAAATCGGGGATGAATATTATTTTCGATTTTTCAGAAATCGTATTAAAAACCAACGCATTGTGTGATCAACAAGATCATTGCATTAAACTCAAAAGCGCATTGTCTAATTTGGGTGGAAGTGTCGATGATTGGCCAGGGTTAGTGAATAAAGCGTCCTCAGGAAAATTAAGTGGTGCGCATGTTTTATTACGTGCAGGAAGTGCTGATGCCTTGGAAAACTTAGTTGAAGACACCACATATGATTTCATCAAGCAAGAACTTGAGAAGGAAGTTCGTAAACTCAATAGTCCACCACCGGGTGGGGTATTGTTGATCAGCGATGAAAACCGCCCGCTGGTAGACATAATGCCAGTCAGTTCACTGAGCGAAATGAACCAAGTTCAGCGATGGTATGAGTTAAAGCGCTTATCCAGCATTCTGATTAATACCCCGTTTGATGTTGAAGGGGTTATCACGAACATTTCGACAGATGCCAATGGCACATTGCAAGTGGTAGTTCATGAGCGCTTGGATGAAGATGTGTTATCAGAATATGTCTGTCGTTCAATGTTGGTTTTCTTCTTGATCATTTGTACCTTGATAAATGGAACATTAATTATTATTCGAGTTTTGAATAACAAACGGCGTTTGCGTAAAATCACTGAATATTACGATAAATGCTATGAGGCAGATAATCCTTCCGAGTCTAGATAG
- the hslR gene encoding ribosome-associated heat shock protein Hsp15 — translation MKPLSTNQSSTKPSSAEPVRLDKWLWVARFYKTRSIAREMIDGGKVHYNGQRSKPGKIVELGAMIKVRQGNDERIVEVLEISNQRKGAPEAQLLYRETVESLEQREKMAMARKMNALTMPHPDRRPDKKERRTLLKFKHTNSHESS, via the coding sequence ATGAAGCCGTTATCGACAAATCAATCTTCAACAAAGCCATCATCCGCTGAGCCAGTTCGCCTTGATAAATGGCTATGGGTTGCACGTTTTTACAAAACACGTTCAATTGCTCGTGAGATGATTGATGGCGGAAAAGTTCATTATAATGGGCAAAGAAGTAAGCCGGGCAAAATTGTGGAATTGGGTGCGATGATAAAAGTGCGTCAAGGAAATGATGAGCGGATTGTCGAAGTACTAGAGATCAGCAATCAACGTAAAGGCGCACCAGAAGCCCAGCTACTCTACCGTGAAACCGTAGAAAGCCTTGAACAACGCGAAAAGATGGCGATGGCACGTAAGATGAATGCACTCACGATGCCACATCCTGACAGACGTCCCGATAAAAAAGAGCGTCGGACTCTGCTAAAATTTAAACACACGAATTCCCATGAATCGTCTTAA